A single region of the Hylaeus volcanicus isolate JK05 chromosome 5, UHH_iyHylVolc1.0_haploid, whole genome shotgun sequence genome encodes:
- the LOC128877063 gene encoding 39S ribosomal protein L4, mitochondrial, which produces MSMILRNVITKLQIYSHQAVRFCTAVANEQTSQAITPIISKRSYEDENFFFQKPRQVWLENLDTVERNKLGLVFLHPDVYGASPRVDIIHQNVVWQRNYRFVCYAHTKTRAEVRGGGRKPWPQKGLGRARHGSIRSPLWKGGGIAHGPRSPTPHFYMLPYYTRVAGLTATLSVKLAQDDLHIVKDLEIPSDEPSYVNDLIEGRHWGPSVLFVDTEDIMPPNISVATDTIKHVNLMPVYGLNVYSMLKHNTLVLTERAARLIEDKILYQLHRPDYRKLSKKFKISQQ; this is translated from the exons atgtcgatgaTACTTAGAAATGTTAtcacaaaattacaaatatattcgcATCAAGCGGTTAGATTCTGTACAGCTGTCGCGAACGAACAAACTAGTCAAGCCATTACTCCGATCATCTCCAAGAGAAGCTACgaagatgaaaatttcttttttcaaaaaccACGGCAAGTATGGTTAGAGAATTTAGATACAgttgaaagaaacaaattgggACTCGTCTTTCTGCATCCCGACGTTTATGGAGCTTCGCCACGCGTAGATATTATTCATCAGAATGTCGTGTGGCAAAGAAATTATCGTTTCGTG TGCTATGCACATACAAAAACTCGTGCAGAAGTAAGGGGAGGTGGTAGGAAACCTTGGCCTCAGAAGGGACTGGGTCGTGCACGTCATGGAAGTATACGTTCGCCGTTATGGAAAGGCGGTGGTATTGCCCATGGTCCTCGAAGTCCTACCCCACATTTTTATATGCTTCCCTACTATACCCGTGTTGCGGGTCTCACAGCTACATTATCCGTGAAACTTGCTCAGGATGACTTACATATTGTTAAAGATTTAGAAATTCCATCGGATGAACCTTCTTATGTGAATGATTTAATTGAAGGTAGACATTGGGGTCCATCTGTACTTTTTGTTGATACCGAAGATATTATGCCTCCAAATATATCGGTAGCCACTGATACAATTAAACATGTTAATTTGATGCCTGTGTATG GGCTAAATGTGTACAGTATGTTAAAACACAATACATTAGTACTGACCGAAAGAGCTGCACGTTTAATCGAAGACAAAATACTGTATCAATTGCACAGACCAGATTATAGGAAACTTTCTAAGAAGTTCAAAATAAGtcagcaataa
- the LOC128877065 gene encoding DNA replication complex GINS protein PSF1-like, whose product MYGRKAFKLVTELDLCTNIQPFNEVLVKEVLDEMHSLYNANMSDSNAIRNEDNMALLPSVQLRHIALTRNKRCVLAYIYNRMRKLRELRWELGSILPSEVNSNLLNAEVQWFQTYNKSLATYMRSLGEDQGFNLTANMLPPKTPYVEVKCVMDFGKLELEDGQVILLKKNTYHLLPRAVCEPLIRQGILEHNST is encoded by the exons atgtatggaagGAAAGCATTCAAGCTTGTAACAGAATTAGATTTATGTACCAATATACAGCCATTCAAT GAAGTATTAGTTAAGGAAGTTCTGGACGAGATGCACTCGCTCTACAATGCAAATATGTCTGATAG taaTGCCATTCGAAACGAGGACAATATGGCATTATTGCCATCGGTTCAGCTTCGGCACATAGCACTAACCAGAAACAAAAGATGCGTTTtggcatatatatataacagaATGCGAAAATTAAGAGAATTGCGTTGGGAATTGGGAAGCATTTTGCCATCAGAAGTAAACTCTAATTTACTAAATGCAGAAGTTCAGTGGTTCCAAACGTATAATAAATCCTTGGCTACATACATGAGATCCTTGGGTGAAGATCAAGGATTTAATCTAACAGCAAATATGTTGCCTCCTAAGACTCCTTATGTGGAg GTGAAATGCGTGATGGACTTTGGAAAGCTAGAGCTCGAAGATGGTCAAGTTATTTTACTGAAGAAAAATACGTATCATTTATTACCACGAGCTGTATGCGAACCGCTTATAAGGCAAGGAATACTCGAACATAATAGCACATAA